Sequence from the Gemmatimonas sp. genome:
CGCTCTTTGGGCACGACCGCGCCGTGGTCTATGCACGGGCCGAAGACGACGACGAGGAGGGCGAGCGCGCGCAACTGATCATGGCGCGTGCTCCCAACTGGTCTGCGGCGGGCAATGGGTCCGCCGCAGCCAATGGCGCGGCCAACGGGTCGGCCGCGACGGCGGCGCCGCGCTGGTCGAAGCCTGCGGCGCGTACGGAGTATGCGTCGGTGCCGGACGCCCCCGCGCTTGACGCGACGGCGTTCGACGGGCAGTCGATTCGCTACAGCGTACCGACCGACAGCACACTGCAGTTTCTGCCGGGACGTCTCGAGGTCGTCGGCGGTCCCGATGTCGGGCGCGAGATTCGCTTCGTGCGTACGCCAGGTCGTGATGCAATCGAGGTCACATTCGGGCGCAATGAAGGGCCGCCGTACCGTCACGTACAGCTGCACGACGCCACCGTGAGCCGAGCCCATGCTCGCATGCGATTCCGTGATGGACGGTGGTCGCTGTCCAACCTCTCCGCCACCAATCCCGTGCTGCGCAACGGCCTCGTCGTTGACGGCGACGTGGACCTTCCGCTTGTCGAGGGCGACCGGATTGAGATGGGCGAGGTGGTGTTCCGGTTCCACGTCTGATGGTGGACGATCGCGGCGAAGCGGCGGTCGTCGCTGATCTCGACGAGGAGTACGAGATCGTCGCTGAGTTGGGCCGCGGCGGTAGCGCCGTCGTATATCGCGCGCGGGATCGCGCGCTCGGCCGCGACGTGGCCATCAAGGTCGTCCGCGGTCGCCCGGGTGGACTCGATGATGAACTGATCGCGCGATTGGGGCGTGAAGCGCGCATGGTCGCACAATTACAGCATCCGCAGATCGTGTCGGTGCATGCGGTGAAGCGATTGCCGGATGGACTCGCATTGATCATGCAGTGGGTGCCAGGCCGCACGCTCAAGCAGACCATTCTCGAAGAAGGGCCGCTCGCCCCCGGGCGTGCGGACGCGCTCCTGCGCGACATTGCGGCGGCGCTGGCGTACGCGCACGCCCATGGCGTCATCCATCGCGATGTGAAGCCAGAGAATATCTTTCTCGATGCCGTGAGCGGACGAGCGCTGCTGAGCGACTTCGGCATTGCATCGTCGCGTGAGTTCGATTCGCGACTTACCATGACGGGCACCGCGATAGGCACACCCACGTATATGGCGCCCGAGCAGATCGATGGTGCGCCCGCGGACGCACGATCGGACGTGTACAGTCTGGGGCTGGTCGCGTGGGAAATGCTCACCGGACACCGACCGTGGGAAGGGGACTCGCTGTACAATGTGATCTATCGGCAGAAGCATGAAACGCTGCGGCCGATCGATGATGTGCGCACCGACGTTCCCGAGCGGTTGCAGTATCTCATCGAACGCGCGCTGCAGAAGCGCCCCGGTGCGCGCTGGGCGGGCGCGGATGGATTGCTGGCTCAATTGGAAGGGAGTGTACTCCCTCCCGATTGGACGCACTGGCAGGTGGCGCATCGTCGTCGACAGGAGGTGCGCGACGCAGAGCGCGATGCGCGCCGACGTGGGTCGCGCGACGGTCCCTCCGCCGCACACGCCGCGGCACCGGCGGGCCTGTTCGCGACGGCGCTGCAAACGATCCGCTTCCGGCGCCCTGATCCCGAAGGCGGGGCGTCCGCTCTGACATTGGACCGCGAGCGCCAGCATGCCTTGGGCACGAATCCTTCGGACGCGACGCCCACCGAATTGGATGCGAGCGCGTGGAGCGCCAGCACGGTCCATTCGCGTGTGGACGTCGACGATCAACCGACATGGATGCAAGACGGAGACGATGATGCGGAGGTCGAGTCGCTGTTGCGGGGCCGTCGGTGGGCGGCACTCGGCGTTGTCTTTGTGGCGCTGCTTGCGGTGACCGGCGCATGGCTCGTGTTCGGCCCTTCCCTCACGCACGGCCGGGCGGACAGCGCGTTCATTCCCGCGCTCGACGAACGCGCCGCCCGCGAGTTGCCGGTCGGACTGCCGGTTGCAGCGCCGGTTACAGCGCCGGTTGCACCGTCTCTCGCAGTGCCCGCGGTCGCGGTGGCACCGTCGATCCGCGACCCCTCAAGTGACAGTCTGGCCGGGTTGCTCGATGTCGCGTCGGATGATGACGCGTCGGACTCCGTCGTGGCGCGGAAGCGTCCGAGGCGTCCGATGGCCGCGCGCGCTGGCGCCGCGTTCGTCGCTCCGGTCCCCGTTGAACTTGCGCTGCGAGCGACCTCCGATGCCGGCCTCATCGCAGCCGGCGGCCGGCATTCGTGCGTCGTGCGCGACGCACGACTCACCTGCTGGGGGGCGAATGATGACGGGCAGTTGGGCAGCGGCGCGTTCGAGGACGCGTCGTTCCCCGCTGCCGTGCGCGGTGAGCTGCGGTATACACAGGTATCGTCCGGTCTCTCGCACACCTGCGCGCTGGCGCGTGAGGGGGACGTCTACTGCTGGGGCAGTGACGCGTTCGGACAGTTGGGAGACGCCACTCGCACCTCACGAAGTGCACCGGTGCGTGTCGCGTCGAATCTGCTCTTCACATCCATACGTGCGGGGCGTGATCACAGCTGCGCGCTGACCATCGACGGCGTGGTCGCCTGTTGGGGCAGCAATGCTCGTGGGCAGCTCGGCGACGGAACGACCGTCACGCGCGCCACGCCGACCGGCGCCGCAACGTCATTGCGGTTCATTGCGGTCACAGCCGGATGGCAACACAGCTGTGGCCTCACGCGCGACGGTACCGCGATCTGTTGGGGTGACAACACCAGCGGGCAGTTGGGCGACGGTACCGTCGTCTCCCGCGCCACGCCGCTGCCGGTGTCAGGCTCGACGCGCTTTACCAGCATCGCCGCCGGCAGCCATCAGACGTGCGCGATTTCCACCGTCGGATCGCTCTGGTGCTGGGGCCGCGACGGTGCTGGCAGCTCGCCGGGCATGCCGCGCACGGAGCCGAGCCGCGTGGCGACATCGGCGGCATTCACGTCGGTGGTCGCGGGCACCGTGCATGTGTGCGCGCGATCGACTACGGCCGAGGTCTGGTGCATGGGCCGTAATGGCTACGGGCAACTTGGCGATGGCACCCTCAGCGATCGCAGCAGTCCAGTCAAAGTGAGCGCACCATCCACGTTCACGTCGGTGAGTGCCAACGGCGCCCACACCTGTGGTGTGCTCACGAGCGGTGAGACGATGTGCTGGGGATACAACATCGACGGACAACTCGGCGATGGCACCCGAAACAATCAGCCGCGGCCGGTCCGCGTGGGGACTCCGCGATGATCGCGAACTGGTGCAGTACTGCTTCACGATACTCGGCGCGGCGGTTCATGCACGCGCTGCTGGTCGCCTCGGTCAGCACGGCCCCACTGGCGTGCGGGGGCGAATCGTCCACCACGCCGTCGTCCGGCGCGATCAGCACGATCACGCTCTCGCCGCAAACACTCACCCTTGGCGTCGGCAGCAGCGTGGCGCTCGACGTGTCAGTGCGGGATGCCGACGGTCAACCCACGAACCCGCGCACGATCTTCTGGTCGAGCAGCGATGCAGCGATTGCGCGGGTCTCCGCCGCAGGATTGGTCACGGCGTTGGCACCGGGCTCGGTGCAGATTTCGGCCACGGTAGAGGGCAAAAGTGCCGTCGCCAATGTGGCGGTCGCTCCCACGTCGGTCGCCAGTGTTCAGCTGTCGAGCGTGGAGCTGCGCCTGACCACAGGCCAACGTGTGCAACTTACCGCCAGTGCACGCGACGCATCGGGCGCGCCCTTGAGTGGACGCGTGGTCACCTGGACCGTGAGTGACGCCAGTATCGCGGTGGTGGATAGCACCGGTGCCCTGACGGCGCTCGCGCCTGGAGGCACCACCGTGACGGCTGCGAGCGAAGGGCGGACAGCCACGGCAGCCGTTTTCGTGACGTCGGTTCCGGTCGCTACCGTTGTGCTCACGCCGTCCAGTACCTCGATCGTGGAAGGCCAAACCACGCAGTTGCGCGTGGAAACGCGCTCGTCGACAGGCGTCGTGCTGTCGGGACGCACGATTGCTTGGTCGTCGTCGAACGCGTCGGTGGCCAGTGTGTCATCGTCGGGTCTCGTAACGGGCGTCGCTACTGGAACGACGACCATTACCGCCTCGAGTGAAGGCCGATCGGGTTCGGCGTCAGTCACGATCACCGCGCGCCCGGTGAATGCGATTGTCGTGTCGCCGTCGCAGCTGTCGCTCATTGCGGGGCAGGCGGTAGCGCTGACGGTGCAGATTACCGACGCCCAGGGTAACCTGCTGAGCGGACGACCCGTGACCTATCGCTCCGACAGCGTCGGAGTTGCGTCGGTGTCGGCGAATGGTGCGGTGACCGCCGTCGCACCCGGGAGTGCCACGATTACGGTGACGAGCGAGGGGCGCAGTGCCACGGTGCGTGTTGTTGTGTCGGCCGTGCCTATCTCCAGCATTCGCGTGACACCTAGTCTGGCCACGTTGACAGTCGGCGACGACACGGCGTTGACCGCCGTGACACTGGACGGGTCGGGCGCCGCACTCTCTGGTCGGGTGATCGCGTGGAGCAGCGGATCACCGAGTGTGGCAACGGTCTCGACGTCGGGCCTCGTCACCGCCGTCGGCGTGGGCAGTGTGATCATCCTTGCCCAGGCAGAAGGTCGCACCGGCTCGGCAACGATCACCGTCAATGCACCGCCGATTGCTGTGGTCACGGTCGCACCCTCGACGGTATCCGTTGATGTGGGCGGCACCGTCGATCTCGCCGCAACGGTGAATGACGCCACGGGAGCCACCGTGTTTGGTCGTGTCGTACTGTGGAGTTCGAGCGTACCGTCGGTAGCGACCGTCTCGAGCACCGGGCGCGTGAGCGCCGTGGCCGCCGGCACGAGCACGGTCACCGCCACGGTCGATGGCAAGTCGGGCACGGCTCAGATCACGGTGACGCCCACGCCGATCGGGACAGTAACCGTGGCACCCGCCAGCCGTACGCTCGACGTCGGCGGTACCGTCGATCTCGTCGCTACCGTGCTCGATGTGAATGGCGTGGCGGTTTCGGGACGCACGGTCACCTGGAGTTCGAGTGCCATCGCGGTCGCCGCGGTATCGAGCACTGGGCGCGTCACTGCGCTAGTGCCGGGAACGGCCACCATCACCGCCACGGTTGATGGAAAGTCGGGCACGGCGCAAATCCTCGTCTCGACGCCTGCTGTGCAAACGGTTGGGCGAGTGACCGTAAGTCCGGCATCGGCCACGATCAAATCGACGGGACCGTCGGATCGTACGGTGCAGCTCAATGCTGTCGTGTACGCCGACAGTGCGAGCGGCGGCAGCGCACTGACGAAT
This genomic interval carries:
- a CDS encoding FHA domain-containing protein, giving the protein MSYGLVFGALLAVLCFVGFIGGLVWWVRRPISSRRHSNGVLPLFGHDRAVVYARAEDDDEEGERAQLIMARAPNWSAAGNGSAAANGAANGSAATAAPRWSKPAARTEYASVPDAPALDATAFDGQSIRYSVPTDSTLQFLPGRLEVVGGPDVGREIRFVRTPGRDAIEVTFGRNEGPPYRHVQLHDATVSRAHARMRFRDGRWSLSNLSATNPVLRNGLVVDGDVDLPLVEGDRIEMGEVVFRFHV
- a CDS encoding protein kinase gives rise to the protein MVDDRGEAAVVADLDEEYEIVAELGRGGSAVVYRARDRALGRDVAIKVVRGRPGGLDDELIARLGREARMVAQLQHPQIVSVHAVKRLPDGLALIMQWVPGRTLKQTILEEGPLAPGRADALLRDIAAALAYAHAHGVIHRDVKPENIFLDAVSGRALLSDFGIASSREFDSRLTMTGTAIGTPTYMAPEQIDGAPADARSDVYSLGLVAWEMLTGHRPWEGDSLYNVIYRQKHETLRPIDDVRTDVPERLQYLIERALQKRPGARWAGADGLLAQLEGSVLPPDWTHWQVAHRRRQEVRDAERDARRRGSRDGPSAAHAAAPAGLFATALQTIRFRRPDPEGGASALTLDRERQHALGTNPSDATPTELDASAWSASTVHSRVDVDDQPTWMQDGDDDAEVESLLRGRRWAALGVVFVALLAVTGAWLVFGPSLTHGRADSAFIPALDERAARELPVGLPVAAPVTAPVAPSLAVPAVAVAPSIRDPSSDSLAGLLDVASDDDASDSVVARKRPRRPMAARAGAAFVAPVPVELALRATSDAGLIAAGGRHSCVVRDARLTCWGANDDGQLGSGAFEDASFPAAVRGELRYTQVSSGLSHTCALAREGDVYCWGSDAFGQLGDATRTSRSAPVRVASNLLFTSIRAGRDHSCALTIDGVVACWGSNARGQLGDGTTVTRATPTGAATSLRFIAVTAGWQHSCGLTRDGTAICWGDNTSGQLGDGTVVSRATPLPVSGSTRFTSIAAGSHQTCAISTVGSLWCWGRDGAGSSPGMPRTEPSRVATSAAFTSVVAGTVHVCARSTTAEVWCMGRNGYGQLGDGTLSDRSSPVKVSAPSTFTSVSANGAHTCGVLTSGETMCWGYNIDGQLGDGTRNNQPRPVRVGTPR
- a CDS encoding Ig-like domain-containing protein, whose amino-acid sequence is MHALLVASVSTAPLACGGESSTTPSSGAISTITLSPQTLTLGVGSSVALDVSVRDADGQPTNPRTIFWSSSDAAIARVSAAGLVTALAPGSVQISATVEGKSAVANVAVAPTSVASVQLSSVELRLTTGQRVQLTASARDASGAPLSGRVVTWTVSDASIAVVDSTGALTALAPGGTTVTAASEGRTATAAVFVTSVPVATVVLTPSSTSIVEGQTTQLRVETRSSTGVVLSGRTIAWSSSNASVASVSSSGLVTGVATGTTTITASSEGRSGSASVTITARPVNAIVVSPSQLSLIAGQAVALTVQITDAQGNLLSGRPVTYRSDSVGVASVSANGAVTAVAPGSATITVTSEGRSATVRVVVSAVPISSIRVTPSLATLTVGDDTALTAVTLDGSGAALSGRVIAWSSGSPSVATVSTSGLVTAVGVGSVIILAQAEGRTGSATITVNAPPIAVVTVAPSTVSVDVGGTVDLAATVNDATGATVFGRVVLWSSSVPSVATVSSTGRVSAVAAGTSTVTATVDGKSGTAQITVTPTPIGTVTVAPASRTLDVGGTVDLVATVLDVNGVAVSGRTVTWSSSAIAVAAVSSTGRVTALVPGTATITATVDGKSGTAQILVSTPAVQTVGRVTVSPASATIKSTGPSDRTVQLNAVVYADSASGGSALTNAIVVWSSNAPLIATVSVTGLVTAISEGTAIISATSGTKSGTSTITVVKR